In Triticum urartu cultivar G1812 chromosome 6, Tu2.1, whole genome shotgun sequence, the following proteins share a genomic window:
- the LOC125514439 gene encoding uncharacterized protein LOC125514439 isoform X2, translating to MASAVGGGIDGAAAGTTKKKKRISDCLVDSDGGDEVAGEDAMPPSPPSPGTPRLRIPMFTCARLRFVRLGRKGGGGRKDQVAAEKSEAASTDSSAGWKAPSSGASPTETAGMGLSLLFLLAKTCVELNKMAEVRAEMEALLREMRDQLVVRTTKVGTTTASPCQCHASSRTRTDGQDAGATSSSSPEPARPRHFRRDKRAGRKRRDGPFYALTGNPLFDLEREPCGRAAASSSAMETASETSSEVEDPSGFMAGEQFQLNCRTEQGTPESSSDGQSFIELEGGFGAGAGRGGYSARRWRDSEDGQGEEEEEEEGRGDEGVSAVELERRLQELLHRRSRERIEELEASLRRAERKVMEKEMEARLWKDTAKLALQPGTRGGTGQ from the exons ATGGCATCGGCAGTAGGGGGCGGCATTGACGGAGCAGCAGCGGGGAcgaccaagaagaagaagagaatcTCCGACTGCCTCGTCGACAGCGACGGCGGAGACGAGGTGGCGGGGGAGGACGCCATGCCGCCCTCGCCGCCTTCCCCCGGCACGCCGCGGCTGCGCATCCCGATGTTCACCTGCGCGCGGCTCCGGTTCGTCAGGCTCGGCAGGaaaggcggcggcgggcggaaggATCAGGTCGCCGCCGAGAAGAGCGAGGCCGCGTCCACGGACTCCTCAG CAGGATGGAAAGCGCCGAGCAGCGGCGCGTCGCCGACGGAAACTGCCGGCATGGGGCTGAGCCTGCTGTTCCTCCTCGCCAAGACATGCGTAGAGCTAAACAAGATGGCCGAGGTGCGCGCGGAGATGGAGGCGCTCCTGCGGGAGATGAGGGACCAGCTGGTGGTCAGGACGACGAAGGTCGGCACGACGACTGCTTCGCCGTGCCAGTGCCACGCTTCGTCCCGTACGCGCACGGACGGCCAAGACGCCGGCGCCACTTCTTCGTCTTCTCCCGAACCGGCGCGTCCTCGCCATTTCCGTCGTGATAAGCGCGCTGGACGGAAGCGGAGAGACGGGCCGTTCTACGCGCTGACAGGAAACCCGCTGTTCGACCTCGAGCGAGAACCGTGTGGCCGCGCTGCCGCCTCCTCTTCTGCCATGGAGACCGCGAGCGAGACGTCGTCTGAAGTGGAGGACCCATCGGGCTTCATGGCTGGGGAGCAGTTTCAGCTCAACTGCCGCACCGAGCAAGGAACACCCGAG TCGTCGTCGGACGGGCAGTCGTTCATCGAGCTGGAGGGGGGGTTCGGAGCCGGAGCCGGTAGAGGCGGCTACAGTGCAAGGCGGTGGCGAGATTCAGAGGACGGacagggggaggaggaggaggaggaggaggggcgcgGCGACGAGGGGGTGTCGGCGGTGGAGCTAGAGAGGCGGCTGCAGGAGCTCCTGCACCGGAGGAGCCGGGAGCGGATCGAGGAGCTGGAGGCGTCGCTGCGGCGCGCGGAGCGGAAGGTGATGGAGAAGGAGATGGAGGCGCGGCTGTGGAAGGACACCGCCAAGCTGGCGCTGCAGCCGGGCACGCGCGGCGGTACGGGGCAGTGA
- the LOC125514439 gene encoding uncharacterized protein LOC125514439 isoform X1: MASAVGGGIDGAAAGTTKKKKRISDCLVDSDGGDEVAGEDAMPPSPPSPGTPRLRIPMFTCARLRFVRLGRKGGGGRKDQVAAEKSEAASTDSSAAGWKAPSSGASPTETAGMGLSLLFLLAKTCVELNKMAEVRAEMEALLREMRDQLVVRTTKVGTTTASPCQCHASSRTRTDGQDAGATSSSSPEPARPRHFRRDKRAGRKRRDGPFYALTGNPLFDLEREPCGRAAASSSAMETASETSSEVEDPSGFMAGEQFQLNCRTEQGTPESSSDGQSFIELEGGFGAGAGRGGYSARRWRDSEDGQGEEEEEEEGRGDEGVSAVELERRLQELLHRRSRERIEELEASLRRAERKVMEKEMEARLWKDTAKLALQPGTRGGTGQ; the protein is encoded by the exons ATGGCATCGGCAGTAGGGGGCGGCATTGACGGAGCAGCAGCGGGGAcgaccaagaagaagaagagaatcTCCGACTGCCTCGTCGACAGCGACGGCGGAGACGAGGTGGCGGGGGAGGACGCCATGCCGCCCTCGCCGCCTTCCCCCGGCACGCCGCGGCTGCGCATCCCGATGTTCACCTGCGCGCGGCTCCGGTTCGTCAGGCTCGGCAGGaaaggcggcggcgggcggaaggATCAGGTCGCCGCCGAGAAGAGCGAGGCCGCGTCCACGGACTCCTCAG CAGCAGGATGGAAAGCGCCGAGCAGCGGCGCGTCGCCGACGGAAACTGCCGGCATGGGGCTGAGCCTGCTGTTCCTCCTCGCCAAGACATGCGTAGAGCTAAACAAGATGGCCGAGGTGCGCGCGGAGATGGAGGCGCTCCTGCGGGAGATGAGGGACCAGCTGGTGGTCAGGACGACGAAGGTCGGCACGACGACTGCTTCGCCGTGCCAGTGCCACGCTTCGTCCCGTACGCGCACGGACGGCCAAGACGCCGGCGCCACTTCTTCGTCTTCTCCCGAACCGGCGCGTCCTCGCCATTTCCGTCGTGATAAGCGCGCTGGACGGAAGCGGAGAGACGGGCCGTTCTACGCGCTGACAGGAAACCCGCTGTTCGACCTCGAGCGAGAACCGTGTGGCCGCGCTGCCGCCTCCTCTTCTGCCATGGAGACCGCGAGCGAGACGTCGTCTGAAGTGGAGGACCCATCGGGCTTCATGGCTGGGGAGCAGTTTCAGCTCAACTGCCGCACCGAGCAAGGAACACCCGAG TCGTCGTCGGACGGGCAGTCGTTCATCGAGCTGGAGGGGGGGTTCGGAGCCGGAGCCGGTAGAGGCGGCTACAGTGCAAGGCGGTGGCGAGATTCAGAGGACGGacagggggaggaggaggaggaggaggaggggcgcgGCGACGAGGGGGTGTCGGCGGTGGAGCTAGAGAGGCGGCTGCAGGAGCTCCTGCACCGGAGGAGCCGGGAGCGGATCGAGGAGCTGGAGGCGTCGCTGCGGCGCGCGGAGCGGAAGGTGATGGAGAAGGAGATGGAGGCGCGGCTGTGGAAGGACACCGCCAAGCTGGCGCTGCAGCCGGGCACGCGCGGCGGTACGGGGCAGTGA